A genomic window from Micromonospora violae includes:
- a CDS encoding heat shock protein transcriptional repressor HspR — translation MSGEFLGSGDPGYEAKVLMISVAARMAGMHPQTLRQYDRLGLVQPGRAAGGGRRYSVRDVVLLREVQRLSQDDGINLAGVKRIIGLERLLEQAQQRVARLEAELDAAYRRVAELESLARFPGRDLVPTNRTSTALVVWRPRRTPDR, via the coding sequence ATGTCCGGCGAGTTCCTCGGTTCGGGCGACCCTGGCTACGAGGCCAAGGTTCTGATGATCTCGGTTGCGGCGCGGATGGCGGGGATGCACCCACAGACCCTGCGCCAGTACGACCGGCTGGGGCTGGTGCAGCCCGGCCGGGCCGCTGGTGGCGGGCGTCGCTACAGCGTCCGTGACGTGGTGCTGCTGCGCGAGGTGCAGCGGCTCAGCCAGGATGACGGGATCAACCTGGCCGGCGTCAAGCGGATCATCGGGCTGGAACGGCTGTTGGAGCAGGCGCAGCAGCGGGTGGCCCGACTGGAGGCGGAGCTGGACGCCGCGTACCGCCGGGTGGCGGAGTTGGAGTCGTTGGCCCGCTTCCCGGGCCGGGACCTGGTGCCGACCAACCGTACATCCACCGCACTGGTGGTGTGGCGGCCTCGCCGCACGCCCGATCGCTGA